A stretch of Coleofasciculaceae cyanobacterium DNA encodes these proteins:
- the pheT gene encoding phenylalanine--tRNA ligase subunit beta: MRVSLNWLKELVDINMSPEELGRILTIAGFELEELIDLRANADGVVVGKVIERSQHPNADKLSVCKVDIGADEPLNIVCGASNVRGDIFVPVATIGTYLPAIDLKLKPTKLRGEPSQGMICSLTELGLEKESEGIHIFAEDNIKPGDDVRPLLGLDDVILDLATTANRADALSMVGIAREVAALTGVEVRLPEVKQQNIASNSSLAIDIKDPAACMAYIGTVIEGVKIAPSPDWLKWRLEAAGTRPINNVVDITNYILLEWGQPLHAFDREKLQRVAGSDDLTIGVRFAQEGEKLKTLDEQERDLTSDNLLITANNKPVALGGVMGGEETEVDAHTVNIVLEAALFDPVVIRRSSRAHNLRSEASTRYERGVNQVELESACKRAIALLQELAGGTLVTQALSDHRVDHTSRNAIELRLSRIHQILGAVNKDDGVGYIEAADIESILGALGCNLEPVVGKENTWLVKVPPYRYRDLEREIDLIEEVARLYGYDHFCDTLPDQTEPGYLSAEYVIKNKLRAVLRGVGLTEVVQYSLVKPTGKEVKLANPLFAEYSALRADLFSGLLDAFVYNQSQGNGALNAFEIERVFWQDDDQLQERDAVAGIMGGNITSAGLWINGGKGTPMTWYDAKGILENVFSNLGISVEYRPTTEESRLHSGRTAALWLQGKPLGVFGQIHPQLAQKKDLANEVYLFELDFSLLLTALDRDTITTPKFQAYSTYPGSDRDLAFFAPLDLSVAEITKAMSKAGGKLLQQVEVFDEYRGKNVPEGQRSLAFNLVYQASDRTLTDKDVDPVHQKVRDTLVKKFDVTLRS, from the coding sequence ATGCGCGTCTCTCTAAATTGGTTAAAAGAATTAGTCGATATCAATATGTCCCCTGAAGAGTTGGGAAGAATTTTAACTATAGCAGGATTTGAATTAGAAGAATTAATTGACCTGCGTGCCAATGCTGACGGGGTTGTAGTTGGGAAGGTAATAGAGCGATCGCAACATCCAAATGCTGACAAATTGAGTGTTTGCAAGGTAGATATTGGTGCAGACGAGCCTTTAAATATTGTCTGTGGTGCGTCAAATGTGCGGGGGGATATATTTGTTCCGGTAGCGACAATAGGGACTTATTTACCTGCAATTGATTTGAAATTAAAGCCAACTAAGTTGCGGGGTGAACCTTCGCAGGGGATGATTTGTTCCTTGACGGAATTGGGTTTAGAAAAAGAGTCTGAAGGGATACATATTTTTGCGGAAGATAATATTAAACCGGGGGATGATGTGCGTCCTTTATTGGGTTTAGATGATGTAATTCTGGATTTGGCTACTACGGCTAACCGCGCTGATGCTTTAAGCATGGTGGGTATTGCTAGAGAAGTTGCAGCCTTAACTGGTGTAGAGGTAAGATTGCCAGAAGTTAAGCAACAAAATATTGCTTCTAATAGTTCTTTGGCAATTGATATTAAAGATCCAGCAGCCTGTATGGCATATATCGGTACAGTTATAGAAGGGGTGAAAATTGCGCCTTCTCCTGACTGGTTAAAGTGGCGGTTAGAAGCAGCAGGTACACGTCCAATTAATAATGTGGTGGATATTACTAACTATATTTTATTGGAATGGGGACAACCGTTACACGCCTTTGATCGAGAGAAGTTACAACGAGTTGCAGGGAGTGATGATTTAACTATCGGGGTGCGTTTTGCTCAAGAAGGAGAAAAGTTAAAGACTCTAGATGAACAAGAGCGAGATTTGACTAGTGATAACTTATTAATTACCGCTAATAATAAACCTGTAGCTTTAGGAGGAGTTATGGGGGGTGAAGAGACAGAAGTTGATGCTCATACAGTTAATATTGTCTTGGAAGCAGCCTTGTTTGATCCTGTTGTAATTCGTCGTTCATCTCGCGCTCACAACTTACGTAGTGAAGCCTCTACCCGTTATGAAAGGGGTGTTAACCAAGTAGAATTAGAATCAGCTTGTAAAAGAGCGATCGCATTACTGCAAGAATTAGCTGGTGGTACTCTTGTTACCCAAGCTTTATCAGATCATCGTGTCGATCATACTAGCCGTAATGCTATTGAATTGCGTTTAAGTCGAATTCACCAAATATTAGGTGCGGTTAATAAAGACGATGGTGTTGGTTACATCGAAGCCGCCGATATTGAATCAATTTTAGGTGCATTAGGCTGTAATTTAGAACCAGTCGTAGGCAAAGAAAACACTTGGCTGGTTAAAGTACCTCCCTATCGGTATCGGGACTTAGAACGAGAAATTGACCTCATTGAAGAAGTTGCCCGTCTTTATGGTTACGATCACTTTTGTGATACTCTCCCCGATCAAACCGAACCTGGTTATCTTTCGGCGGAATATGTGATTAAAAATAAACTCCGCGCTGTCTTACGGGGTGTTGGTTTAACGGAAGTAGTGCAGTATTCTTTAGTAAAACCTACAGGTAAAGAGGTTAAGCTAGCTAATCCCTTATTTGCAGAATACTCCGCTTTACGTGCCGATTTATTCTCGGGTTTGTTAGATGCTTTTGTCTACAATCAGTCTCAGGGTAACGGCGCACTCAACGCTTTTGAAATTGAACGGGTATTTTGGCAAGACGACGATCAGTTACAAGAAAGAGATGCCGTTGCAGGTATTATGGGAGGGAATATCACCTCAGCAGGATTATGGATTAATGGTGGCAAAGGTACACCGATGACTTGGTATGATGCTAAGGGAATATTAGAAAACGTCTTTAGTAATCTGGGTATCAGCGTCGAATATCGTCCAACCACTGAGGAATCGAGACTACATTCAGGACGTACGGCTGCTTTATGGTTGCAAGGAAAACCTTTGGGTGTATTTGGGCAAATTCATCCTCAACTGGCGCAAAAAAAGGATTTAGCTAATGAAGTCTATCTCTTTGAATTAGATTTCAGCCTCCTGTTAACAGCTTTAGATCGAGACACTATTACTACCCCTAAATTCCAAGCCTATTCTACCTATCCAGGTTCGGATCGCGATTTAGCTTTCTTTGCACCTTTAGATTTATCCGTGGCGGAAATTACCAAAGCCATGAGTAAAGCAGGGGGTAAACTACTGCAACAGGTAGAAGTCTTTGATGAATACAGAGGTAAAAATGTCCCCGAAGGACAACGCAGTTTAGCGTTTAATCTAGTCTATCAAGCAAGCGATCGCACTTTAACCGACAAAGATGTCGATCCTGTGCATCAAAAAGTCCGCGATACTTTAGTGAAGAAGTTTGATGTCACTTTGCGGAGTTGA